The Coffea arabica cultivar ET-39 chromosome 4e, Coffea Arabica ET-39 HiFi, whole genome shotgun sequence genome includes a window with the following:
- the LOC140005640 gene encoding uncharacterized protein, translated as MKLKAVKQALRRWNKEVVGNVFDRIREDEEKVMTVECSLGERPTEEGQHQFIQVKQRRARTYMHRMKDRNGVWIDESAKIEEMTIEYFADILLQSGQVQVDHSLLGVIPSVISEQDNMELQQFPTEEEVKIVVFQMNGDSNLGPDGFKGSFFTSCWDIVKGDVYRAVCDFFTGAELS; from the exons ATGAAATTAAAGGCAGTGAAGCAAGCATTGCGGAGGTGGAATAAGGAGGTTGTTGGAAATGTTTTTGACCGCATCAGGGAAGATGAAGAGAAGGTCATGACAGTGGAATGCTCCTTGGGGGAGAGGCCAACGGAGGAGGGGCAACATCAATTTATCCAG GTAAAGCAGAGGAGGGCTCGTACTTATATGCATAGAATGAAGGACAGGAACGGGGTTTGGATTGACGAGTCCGCTAAGATTGAAGAAATGACAATTGAGTACTTCGCTGATATTTTACTGCAGTCTGGACAGGTGCAGGTGGATCATTCGTTGTTAGGAGTTATCCCTTCGGTTATATCTGAGCAAGATAACATGGAACTTCAACAGTTTCCCACGGAGGAGGAGGTCAAAATAGTGGTTTTCCAAATGAATGGTGACAGTAATTTGGGCCCGGATGGATTTAAAGGGTCTTTCTTCACTTCATGTTGGGATATAGTAAAGGGTGATGTTTATCGGGCTGTTTGTGATTTTTTTACTGGAGCGGAGCTATCCTAG